Proteins encoded in a region of the Pseudomonas sp. GOM7 genome:
- the oadA gene encoding sodium-extruding oxaloacetate decarboxylase subunit alpha: MTAVKQALGITDVVLRDAHQSILATRLRLEDMLPIAPKLDQVGFWSVESWGGATFDACIRYLGEDPWQRIRELKKAMPNTRQQMLLRGQNLLGYRHYADDVVEKFVERAAINGVDVFRVFDAMNDPRNLQTALKAVKQQGKHAQGTISYTTSPVHTLEMWVDLAKQIEDMGADSVAIKDMAGILTPYTAFELVSRLKASLAIPIHMQCHATAGLSSVAILKAVEAGIDNVDTAISSLSMTYGHSPTESVVAMFQGTDRDTGLNLELLEEIAAYFREVRKKYAKFEGNLKGVDSRILVAQVPGGMLTNMESQLKEQGAQDKFDQVLAEIPRVREDLGFIPLVTPTSQIVGTQAVINVLTGERYKSITKETAGVLKGEYGAAPAAFNAELQARVLDGAEAITCRPADLLDAEMDKLTAELGGIAREKGIKLAADEIDDVLTYALFPQIGLKFLENRGNPAAFEPAPTGQEAPAREAGKPEVYTVEVNGKSFVVQVNEGGDIEGIKPIGAASSAAPAAAAVAVAAGGGEPQAAPLAGNIFKVLVQPGQAVEEGQLVIILEAMKMETEIRAFKAGTIGAVNVKVGDAVAVGDSLLTIG; this comes from the coding sequence TTACCGATGTGGTGTTACGTGACGCCCATCAGTCGATCCTGGCGACGCGTCTGCGTCTGGAGGACATGCTGCCGATCGCGCCCAAGCTCGATCAGGTTGGCTTCTGGTCGGTGGAGTCCTGGGGGGGCGCCACCTTCGATGCCTGCATTCGTTACCTGGGTGAAGACCCCTGGCAGCGTATCCGTGAGCTGAAGAAGGCCATGCCCAACACCCGCCAGCAGATGCTGCTGCGTGGGCAGAACCTGCTGGGCTACCGCCACTACGCCGATGATGTGGTGGAAAAATTCGTCGAGCGCGCGGCCATCAATGGCGTTGACGTGTTCCGCGTGTTCGATGCGATGAACGATCCGCGCAACCTGCAAACCGCGCTCAAGGCCGTCAAACAGCAGGGCAAGCATGCCCAGGGCACCATCTCCTACACCACCAGCCCGGTGCATACCCTCGAGATGTGGGTCGACCTGGCCAAGCAGATCGAGGACATGGGCGCCGACTCGGTGGCCATCAAAGACATGGCCGGCATCCTCACCCCTTACACCGCGTTCGAGCTGGTCTCGCGCCTGAAGGCCAGCCTGGCTATCCCGATTCATATGCAGTGCCACGCCACGGCGGGGCTGTCCTCGGTGGCCATCCTCAAGGCGGTGGAGGCGGGTATCGACAATGTCGACACCGCCATCTCCTCGTTGTCGATGACCTACGGCCACTCGCCCACCGAGTCGGTGGTGGCCATGTTCCAGGGCACCGACCGCGACACCGGACTCAACCTGGAGCTGCTGGAAGAAATCGCCGCGTACTTTCGCGAGGTGCGCAAGAAGTACGCGAAGTTTGAGGGCAACCTCAAGGGCGTCGACTCGCGCATCCTGGTTGCCCAGGTGCCGGGCGGTATGCTCACCAACATGGAAAGCCAGCTCAAGGAGCAGGGCGCCCAGGACAAGTTCGACCAGGTGCTGGCCGAGATTCCGCGCGTGCGCGAAGACCTGGGGTTCATCCCGCTGGTCACACCCACCTCGCAGATCGTCGGCACCCAGGCGGTGATCAACGTGCTTACCGGCGAGCGCTATAAGTCCATCACCAAGGAAACCGCCGGCGTGCTCAAGGGCGAGTACGGCGCCGCTCCGGCAGCCTTCAATGCTGAGCTGCAGGCCCGCGTGCTCGATGGTGCCGAGGCCATCACCTGCCGCCCGGCCGACCTGCTGGACGCCGAGATGGACAAGCTCACCGCCGAGCTCGGGGGCATCGCCCGGGAGAAGGGCATCAAGCTCGCCGCTGACGAGATCGACGACGTGCTGACCTACGCACTGTTCCCGCAGATCGGCCTGAAGTTCCTCGAGAACCGTGGCAATCCGGCGGCCTTCGAGCCGGCGCCCACCGGCCAGGAAGCACCTGCCCGCGAGGCTGGCAAGCCGGAGGTTTATACCGTCGAGGTCAATGGCAAGTCCTTCGTCGTGCAGGTCAATGAAGGTGGCGATATCGAGGGCATCAAGCCTATCGGTGCTGCTTCGAGCGCCGCGCCCGCGGCGGCCGCGGTCGCGGTCGCGGCCGGTGGCGGTGAGCCGCAGGCGGCGCCGCTGGCCGGCAATATCTTCAAGGTGCTGGTGCAGCCAGGCCAGGCCGTGGAGGAGGGGCAACTGGTGATCATCCTCGAGGCGATGAAGATGGAAACCGAGATCCGTGCCTTCAAGGCCGGCACCATCGGTGCCGTCAACGTCAAGGTCGGTGATGCGGTGGCAGTGGGCGACAGCCTGCTGACCATCGGCTGA
- a CDS encoding sodium ion-translocating decarboxylase subunit beta produces MDKLLKLWQSTGLYHLEPGQAFMIAVCMLLIYLAIRKGFEPLLLIPIGFGGLLSNIPVANMAEGAGFLHLIYEVGLPTSIFPLLIFLGVGAMTDFGPMLANPKTLLLGAAAQFGIFGTLLGALAITALGIPGMEFTLKEAASIAIIGGADGPTSIFVTSKLAPHLLGPIAVAAYAYMALVPLLQPPIMRALTTKEERAIVMQQLRPVGQTEKIVFPIVLCILIGLLLPDAAPLIGMFALGNLLREAGVVERLADTSRNALINIVTIFLGLTVGSKLSAEAFLQLKTLGILLLGMLAFCAGTAAGVLMAKLMNLFSSNKVNPLIGSAGVSAVPMAARVSNKVGLEANPQNFLLMHAMGPNVAGVIGSAVAAGVLLSFVG; encoded by the coding sequence ATGGACAAGCTGCTCAAGCTCTGGCAGAGCACCGGTCTGTATCACCTGGAGCCGGGCCAGGCCTTCATGATCGCGGTGTGCATGCTGCTGATCTACCTGGCCATCAGGAAGGGCTTCGAGCCTCTGCTGTTGATCCCCATCGGCTTCGGCGGCCTGCTGTCGAACATCCCGGTGGCCAACATGGCCGAAGGGGCGGGTTTCCTGCACCTGATCTACGAAGTGGGGCTGCCCACCAGCATCTTCCCGCTGCTGATCTTCCTTGGCGTTGGGGCCATGACTGACTTCGGCCCGATGCTCGCCAACCCCAAGACTTTGTTGCTCGGCGCCGCTGCGCAGTTCGGCATCTTCGGTACGCTGCTCGGCGCCCTGGCGATCACCGCGCTGGGCATTCCCGGTATGGAGTTCACGCTCAAGGAGGCGGCGTCCATCGCCATCATCGGCGGGGCCGACGGGCCGACCTCGATCTTCGTCACCTCCAAGTTGGCGCCACACCTGCTCGGCCCCATCGCCGTTGCCGCCTATGCCTACATGGCGCTGGTGCCACTGCTGCAACCGCCGATCATGCGGGCGCTGACTACCAAGGAGGAACGCGCCATCGTCATGCAACAACTGCGTCCGGTGGGGCAGACCGAGAAGATCGTCTTCCCCATCGTGCTGTGTATCCTCATCGGTCTGCTGCTGCCCGATGCCGCGCCGCTGATCGGTATGTTCGCCCTCGGCAACCTGTTGCGCGAGGCCGGGGTGGTCGAGCGTCTGGCCGATACTTCGCGCAACGCGCTGATCAATATCGTCACCATCTTTCTCGGCCTGACCGTGGGCTCGAAGCTGTCGGCAGAAGCCTTCCTGCAGCTCAAGACCCTGGGCATCCTGTTGCTGGGCATGCTGGCGTTCTGCGCCGGTACGGCGGCTGGGGTGCTGATGGCCAAGCTGATGAACCTGTTCAGCAGCAACAAGGTCAACCCGCTGATCGGCTCGGCGGGCGTGTCGGCGGTGCCGATGGCGGCGCGGGTGTCGAACAAGGTAGGGTTGGAGGCCAATCCGCAGAACTTCCTGCTGATGCACGCCATGGGGCCGAACGTGGCCGGGGTGATCGGCTCGGCGGTGGCGGCGGGGGTGCTGCTCAGTTTCGTCGGCTGA
- a CDS encoding Arc family DNA-binding protein yields the protein MKQATYSSRTADKFVVRLPDGMRERIADVARNHHRSMNSEIIARLEQSMLQEGALSDDLNLSIDSPELSLHERELLQRFRQLSRRQQTALVALIAHDAEMASEEA from the coding sequence ATGAAACAGGCTACCTACTCCAGCCGCACGGCTGACAAATTCGTCGTTCGCTTGCCTGATGGTATGCGTGAGCGCATCGCTGACGTAGCACGCAACCATCACCGCAGCATGAACTCGGAAATCATTGCCCGCCTGGAGCAGAGCATGCTGCAGGAAGGTGCCTTGAGTGATGATCTCAACCTGAGCATCGACAGCCCAGAACTGTCGTTGCATGAACGCGAACTGCTGCAGCGCTTCCGTCAGTTATCGCGCCGCCAGCAGACCGCATTGGTCGCCCTGATCGCTCATGACGCGGAAATGGCCAGCGAGGAAGCCTGA
- the phnC gene encoding phosphonate ABC transporter ATP-binding protein: MSAAIRVEHLNKTFGRKHALFDLALSVQPGEMVALIGASGSGKSTLLRHLAGLTRGDAGRIEVLGRLLQSEGRLSGEVRRQRADIGYIFQQFNLVGRLSVLQNVLLGGLGRMPRWRGSLGLFNSQEKQRAMQALERVGLAQFAAQRASTLSGGQQQRVAIARALCQQAEVILADEPIASLDPESARKVMEILADINRRDGKTVVVTLHQVDYAVRYCPRAVALKDGRIHFDGSTADFNPEFLNDLYGGDLDIDLLLPQGRRPRAVARPLVLAKA, encoded by the coding sequence ATGAGCGCAGCGATTCGAGTCGAGCATCTGAACAAGACCTTCGGGCGCAAACATGCCTTGTTCGATCTGGCCCTGTCGGTACAGCCGGGGGAAATGGTGGCACTGATCGGTGCGTCCGGCTCGGGCAAGTCGACCCTGCTGCGGCATCTGGCTGGCCTGACGCGTGGGGATGCCGGTCGTATCGAGGTGCTCGGACGCCTGCTGCAGAGTGAGGGGCGGCTCAGTGGTGAGGTGCGCCGCCAGCGTGCCGACATCGGCTACATCTTTCAGCAGTTCAATCTGGTGGGGCGCCTCAGCGTGCTGCAGAACGTGTTGCTCGGCGGTCTCGGGCGCATGCCGCGCTGGCGTGGCAGCCTGGGCCTGTTCAACTCGCAGGAGAAGCAGCGCGCCATGCAGGCGCTGGAGCGGGTTGGCCTGGCCCAGTTTGCCGCTCAGCGCGCGTCGACCCTGTCCGGTGGTCAGCAGCAACGGGTGGCCATCGCTCGTGCACTGTGTCAGCAAGCCGAGGTGATTCTTGCCGATGAGCCGATCGCCTCGCTCGATCCGGAGTCGGCGCGCAAGGTCATGGAGATTCTCGCCGACATCAACCGCCGTGACGGCAAGACCGTGGTGGTGACCCTGCATCAGGTGGATTACGCCGTGCGCTATTGCCCGCGTGCAGTGGCACTCAAGGATGGGCGCATCCATTTCGATGGCTCCACCGCCGACTTCAACCCCGAGTTCCTCAACGACCTCTACGGCGGCGACCTCGATATCGACCTGCTGCTGCCGCAAGGGCGGCGCCCTCGTGCCGTTGCGCGCCCGCTGGTGCTGGCCAAGGCCTGA
- the phnD gene encoding phosphonate ABC transporter substrate-binding protein — MFKRIGQVLAASVLVTGSLLGSAQAAEELNFGIISTESSQNLKTMWDPFLADMSKQTGIKINAFFAPDYAGIIQGMRFDKVDVAWYGNKAAMEAVDRAGGEIFAQTVAANGAQGYYSLLVAHKDSPINSVEDMLKNAANLTFANGDPNSTSGYLVPGYYVFAKNNVDANKIFKRSLNGSHEVNALSVANKQVDVGTFNSEGMERLEVTAPDKAAQLKVIWKSPLIPSDPIVWRKNLPQETRDKLRNFFMTYGATPEQKKVLAGLQWGQFKASDNDQLLPIRQLELFKKRTEVANNTTLKDADKQAQLKELDAELAKLQQRMAELEQSTGASAG, encoded by the coding sequence ATGTTCAAACGCATCGGCCAGGTGCTGGCTGCCTCTGTGCTCGTCACCGGTTCCCTGCTGGGCTCGGCCCAGGCAGCCGAGGAACTCAACTTCGGCATCATCTCCACCGAGTCCTCGCAGAATCTCAAGACGATGTGGGATCCCTTCCTGGCCGACATGAGCAAGCAGACCGGGATCAAGATCAACGCCTTCTTCGCCCCCGATTATGCCGGGATCATCCAGGGCATGCGCTTCGACAAGGTGGACGTGGCCTGGTACGGCAACAAGGCGGCAATGGAAGCGGTGGATCGTGCTGGCGGCGAGATCTTCGCCCAGACCGTGGCGGCCAACGGCGCCCAGGGTTACTACAGCCTGCTGGTGGCGCACAAGGACAGCCCGATCAACTCGGTCGAGGACATGCTCAAGAATGCCGCCAACCTGACCTTCGCCAACGGTGACCCGAACTCCACCTCCGGCTATCTGGTACCGGGCTATTACGTGTTCGCCAAGAACAACGTCGACGCCAACAAGATCTTCAAGCGTTCGCTCAATGGCAGCCACGAGGTCAATGCCCTGTCGGTGGCCAACAAGCAGGTCGACGTCGGCACCTTCAACAGCGAAGGCATGGAGCGACTGGAGGTGACCGCGCCGGACAAGGCTGCGCAACTCAAGGTGATCTGGAAATCGCCGCTGATTCCGTCGGATCCCATCGTCTGGCGCAAGAACCTGCCGCAGGAAACCCGCGACAAGCTGCGCAACTTCTTCATGACCTACGGCGCCACGCCGGAACAGAAGAAGGTGCTGGCCGGTTTGCAATGGGGCCAGTTCAAGGCTTCGGACAACGACCAATTACTGCCGATCCGCCAGCTCGAGTTGTTCAAGAAGCGCACCGAAGTGGCCAACAACACCACGCTCAAGGACGCCGACAAGCAGGCCCAGCTCAAGGAACTGGATGCCGAGCTGGCCAAGTTGCAGCAACGCATGGCCGAACTGGAGCAAAGCACTGGCGCCAGCGCCGGCTGA
- the phnE gene encoding phosphonate ABC transporter, permease protein PhnE codes for MTTLTTATPVDSKRSWLQLVGWGLFFAVLAWSWQGAEMNPLALLRDGGNMATFAADFFPPDFSDWRHYLKEMVTTVQIALWGTVLAILCAIPLGILCSENIVPWWVYQPVRRVMDACRSINEMVFAMLFVVAVGLGPFAGVLALFISTTGVLAKLFAEAVEAIDPGPVEGVRATGASALQEVIFGVIPQVLPLWISYSLYRFESNVRSATVVGMVGAGGIGVILWEAIRGFQFGQTCALLIVIILVVSAIDILSQRLRKLFI; via the coding sequence ATGACCACTCTGACCACCGCCACCCCGGTCGATAGCAAGCGTAGCTGGCTGCAACTGGTCGGCTGGGGGCTGTTTTTCGCCGTGCTCGCCTGGTCCTGGCAGGGCGCGGAAATGAACCCGCTGGCCCTGCTGCGCGATGGCGGCAACATGGCCACCTTCGCCGCCGACTTCTTCCCGCCGGACTTCAGCGACTGGCGGCATTATCTCAAGGAAATGGTGACCACCGTGCAGATCGCCCTGTGGGGCACGGTGCTGGCCATTCTCTGCGCCATCCCGCTGGGCATCCTCTGCTCGGAGAACATCGTGCCCTGGTGGGTGTACCAGCCGGTACGGCGGGTGATGGATGCCTGCCGTTCGATCAACGAAATGGTCTTCGCCATGCTCTTCGTCGTCGCGGTCGGGCTGGGGCCCTTCGCCGGCGTGCTAGCGCTGTTCATCAGTACCACCGGAGTGCTGGCCAAGCTCTTTGCCGAAGCGGTGGAGGCCATCGATCCGGGGCCGGTGGAAGGGGTACGTGCTACTGGCGCCAGCGCCCTGCAGGAGGTGATCTTCGGCGTCATCCCGCAGGTGCTGCCGCTGTGGATCTCCTACTCGCTGTACCGCTTCGAGTCCAACGTGCGTTCGGCCACCGTGGTCGGCATGGTCGGTGCCGGCGGCATCGGGGTGATTCTCTGGGAAGCCATTCGCGGCTTCCAGTTTGGTCAGACCTGCGCCTTGCTGATCGTGATCATCCTGGTGGTGAGCGCCATCGACATCCTGTCACAACGACTGCGCAAACTCTTTATCTGA
- the phnF gene encoding phosphonate metabolism transcriptional regulator PhnF: MSRQDQPLYRELAAVLREEVQCMSPGDYLPGEVQLAARFCVNRHTLRRAVDELVLEGHLLRRQGKGTQVLARPLLYPVEAGSAFSQSLSALGYRVEAQLLERLKRTASSEECRHLQLPDGSELIELATLRLLDGQPLSLIRHRFCASLAPLLADYQGGSLRQYLAARDLPLVRTFSLIGARLPSRDEAAHLLMPRHAPLLSVLTLSRDSHGRAVELAQSSSRADRFQYQVAT; encoded by the coding sequence ATGTCTAGACAAGATCAGCCCTTGTACCGCGAACTGGCCGCCGTGCTTCGCGAAGAAGTGCAGTGCATGAGCCCGGGCGATTACCTGCCGGGTGAGGTGCAACTGGCTGCGCGCTTTTGCGTCAATCGCCACACCCTGCGCCGCGCGGTGGACGAGCTGGTACTCGAAGGCCATTTGCTGCGGCGCCAGGGCAAGGGCACCCAGGTGCTGGCCAGGCCCTTGTTGTATCCGGTCGAGGCGGGCAGTGCCTTCAGTCAGTCGCTGTCGGCGCTGGGCTATCGCGTCGAGGCGCAGTTGCTCGAGCGCCTGAAACGCACGGCCAGCAGCGAGGAGTGCCGCCACCTGCAACTGCCCGATGGCAGCGAGCTGATCGAACTGGCCACCCTGCGCCTGCTCGACGGCCAGCCGCTGAGCCTGATCCGCCATCGTTTCTGCGCCAGCCTGGCGCCCTTGCTGGCTGACTACCAAGGCGGCTCGCTGCGCCAGTACCTGGCCGCGCGCGACCTGCCCCTGGTGCGTACCTTCAGCCTGATCGGCGCGCGCCTGCCCAGCCGTGACGAGGCCGCGCACCTGCTGATGCCGCGCCATGCGCCGCTGCTCAGCGTGCTGACCCTGTCCCGTGATTCCCATGGCCGGGCGGTTGAGCTGGCGCAGTCCAGCAGCCGCGCCGACCGCTTCCAGTACCAGGTTGCGACCTGA
- the phnG gene encoding phosphonate C-P lyase system protein PhnG, which yields MKQSDPNIAARQRWMGVLARAGDALDAHEAALKDSAYQLIRAPEVGMTLVRGRMGGTGSAFNLGEMAVTRCVVRLADGRTGYSYLAGRDKRRAELAALADAHLQGSDQARWLHDLIEPLARQQRERRLARAARSATTQVEFFTLVRGED from the coding sequence ATGAAGCAATCCGACCCGAACATCGCCGCGCGCCAGCGCTGGATGGGCGTGCTGGCCCGTGCCGGCGACGCCCTGGATGCCCACGAGGCGGCGCTCAAGGACAGCGCCTACCAACTGATCCGCGCGCCCGAGGTGGGCATGACCCTGGTGCGCGGACGCATGGGCGGCACCGGCAGCGCCTTCAACCTCGGCGAGATGGCCGTGACCCGCTGCGTGGTGCGCCTGGCCGATGGCCGTACCGGCTACAGCTACCTGGCTGGCCGCGACAAGCGCCGCGCCGAACTGGCCGCCCTGGCCGACGCCCATCTGCAGGGCAGCGACCAGGCGCGCTGGCTGCATGACCTGATCGAACCCCTGGCCCGCCAGCAGCGTGAACGACGCCTGGCTCGGGCCGCCCGCAGCGCCACCACCCAGGTGGAGTTCTTCACCCTGGTCAGAGGAGAGGATTGA
- the phnH gene encoding phosphonate C-P lyase system protein PhnH produces MTTPHGSHWLQPAFDDPVLDAQVSFRAALGALAEPGLPRAMDRAHALGELAPATYGLCLAFLDSDTPLWLAPRFDTPLIRANLAFHCGCPIVAEREIALFALLDETELADLSDFDNGSERYPDQSCTLLIQLHDLRAGSALRWRGPGIKDVRSVNLPLPATFWRQREMRSAFPRGLDCFFAAAGEVIGLPRSTRVLLETEEAA; encoded by the coding sequence ATGACTACGCCGCACGGCTCGCACTGGCTGCAACCGGCTTTCGACGACCCGGTGCTGGATGCCCAGGTCAGCTTTCGCGCTGCCCTCGGTGCCCTGGCCGAACCGGGCTTGCCGCGTGCCATGGATCGCGCCCATGCCTTGGGTGAGCTGGCCCCGGCCACCTATGGTCTGTGCCTGGCCTTTCTCGATAGCGACACGCCGCTATGGCTGGCGCCGCGCTTCGACACGCCGCTGATCCGCGCCAACCTGGCTTTCCACTGTGGTTGCCCGATCGTCGCCGAGCGCGAGATCGCCCTGTTCGCGCTGCTCGACGAAACTGAGCTGGCCGACCTGTCGGACTTCGACAACGGCAGCGAGCGCTACCCGGATCAGTCCTGCACGCTGCTGATTCAGCTACACGACCTGCGTGCCGGCTCGGCGCTGCGCTGGCGCGGCCCGGGTATCAAGGATGTGCGCAGCGTCAACCTGCCGTTGCCAGCCACCTTCTGGCGCCAGCGCGAGATGCGCAGCGCCTTTCCCCGTGGCCTGGACTGCTTCTTCGCCGCTGCCGGCGAAGTCATCGGCCTGCCGCGCAGCACCCGCGTGCTGCTGGAAACCGAGGAGGCTGCCTGA
- a CDS encoding carbon-phosphorus lyase complex subunit PhnI, giving the protein MYVAVKGGERAIDNAHRLLASRRRGDTAIAELGVEQIRQQLPLAVARVMSEGSLYDEQLAALAIKQAAGDLMEAIFLLRAYRTTLPRFGASEPLDSTNMQVERRISATFKDLPGGQVLGPTFDYTHRLLDFALLAEGDYPAPEAAVVDEPNPCPRVLDFLADEGLMAREVDDGAPVPDITREPLAFPASRAERLQALARGDEGFLLALGYSTQRGYGRNHPFAGEIRIGTVEVWMTPAELGFAVPLGDIEVTECEMVNQFVGETAEQAQFTRGYGLAFGYAERKAMGMALVDRALRAGEYGEEVQGPAQEEEFVLMHCDNVEAAGFVSHLKLPHYVDFQAELELIRKLRRQAPAEENR; this is encoded by the coding sequence ATGTATGTCGCCGTCAAGGGTGGCGAACGCGCCATCGACAATGCCCATCGATTGCTGGCCAGCCGTCGCCGTGGTGATACCGCCATCGCCGAGCTGGGCGTGGAGCAAATCCGTCAGCAGCTACCGCTGGCCGTGGCCCGGGTGATGAGCGAGGGCTCGCTGTACGACGAACAGCTAGCCGCGCTGGCCATCAAGCAGGCCGCCGGTGACCTGATGGAGGCCATCTTCCTCCTGCGTGCTTACCGCACCACGCTGCCGCGCTTCGGCGCCAGCGAACCGCTGGACAGCACGAACATGCAGGTGGAACGACGCATTTCCGCCACCTTCAAGGACTTGCCCGGTGGCCAGGTGCTCGGCCCGACCTTCGACTACACCCACCGCCTGCTGGACTTCGCCCTGCTGGCCGAAGGCGACTATCCGGCGCCGGAAGCGGCTGTCGTCGATGAGCCCAATCCGTGTCCGCGCGTGCTGGATTTTCTTGCCGACGAAGGCCTGATGGCCCGTGAGGTGGATGACGGCGCGCCGGTGCCGGATATCACCCGCGAGCCGCTGGCCTTTCCCGCCAGCCGCGCCGAGCGCCTGCAGGCACTGGCCCGTGGCGACGAAGGGTTTCTCCTGGCGCTGGGCTATTCCACCCAGCGCGGTTACGGACGTAACCACCCCTTCGCCGGGGAAATCCGCATCGGCACCGTCGAGGTGTGGATGACCCCCGCCGAGCTGGGCTTCGCCGTGCCGCTGGGCGACATCGAGGTGACCGAGTGCGAGATGGTCAACCAGTTCGTCGGTGAGACTGCCGAGCAGGCGCAGTTCACCCGCGGCTACGGCCTGGCCTTCGGTTATGCCGAGCGCAAGGCCATGGGCATGGCCCTGGTCGACCGCGCGCTGCGTGCCGGCGAGTACGGCGAAGAGGTGCAGGGCCCGGCGCAGGAGGAGGAATTCGTGCTGATGCACTGCGACAACGTCGAGGCCGCCGGCTTCGTCTCGCACCTGAAATTGCCGCACTACGTCGACTTCCAGGCCGAACTGGAACTGATCCGCAAGCTGCGCCGCCAGGCGCCGGCAGAGGAGAACCGCTGA
- a CDS encoding alpha-D-ribose 1-methylphosphonate 5-phosphate C-P-lyase PhnJ, with product MNLSIASGAREASAYNFAYLDEQTKRMIRRGLLKAVAIPGYQVPFGGREMPLPYGWGTGGMQLTAAILGADDVLKVIDQGADDTTNAVSIRRFFARTAGVATTERTVDASVIQTRHRIPETPLAAGQIMVYQVPIPEPLRFIEPSESETRTMHALEDYGVMHVKLYEDIATFGHIATAYAYPVTVDERYVMDPSPIPKFDNPKLDMSPALMLFGAGREKRLYAVPPYTRVVSLDFEDHPFAVQRWDECCAFCGSTESFLDELIVDDAGSKRYVCSDTDYCRQRSEENLQ from the coding sequence ATGAACCTTTCCATCGCAAGCGGCGCCCGCGAGGCGTCGGCCTACAACTTCGCCTACCTGGACGAGCAGACCAAACGCATGATCCGTCGCGGCCTGCTCAAGGCCGTGGCCATCCCCGGTTACCAGGTGCCTTTCGGTGGCCGCGAGATGCCGCTGCCCTATGGTTGGGGCACTGGCGGCATGCAACTGACCGCCGCCATTCTCGGCGCGGACGACGTGCTCAAGGTGATCGACCAGGGCGCCGACGACACCACCAACGCCGTGTCGATCCGCCGTTTCTTCGCCCGTACTGCCGGTGTGGCCACCACCGAGCGCACGGTGGACGCCAGCGTCATCCAGACCCGCCACCGCATCCCGGAAACGCCGCTCGCCGCTGGACAGATCATGGTCTACCAGGTGCCCATCCCCGAGCCGCTGCGCTTCATCGAGCCGTCCGAGAGCGAGACGCGCACCATGCACGCGCTGGAAGACTACGGTGTGATGCACGTGAAGCTGTACGAGGACATCGCCACCTTCGGCCATATCGCCACCGCCTACGCCTACCCGGTGACGGTGGACGAGCGCTACGTGATGGATCCATCGCCGATTCCCAAGTTCGACAACCCCAAGCTGGACATGAGCCCGGCGCTGATGCTGTTCGGCGCCGGCCGCGAGAAGCGCCTCTACGCGGTACCGCCCTACACCCGCGTGGTCAGCCTGGACTTCGAGGATCACCCCTTCGCCGTGCAGCGCTGGGACGAGTGCTGCGCCTTCTGTGGCAGTACGGAATCCTTCCTCGACGAGCTGATCGTCGACGACGCCGGCAGCAAGCGCTACGTCTGCTCCGACACCGACTACTGCCGCCAGCGCAGCGAGGAGAACCTGCAATGA
- the phnK gene encoding phosphonate C-P lyase system protein PhnK, with amino-acid sequence MSAAERLQPVEQTPEPLFSVSDLTRLYGPDKGCQGVSFDLYPGEVLGIVGESGSGKSTLLGLLSGRCPPDRGTVSYRSRDGQWLDLYSASEAERRTLLRTEWGFVEQNPRDGLRMAVSAGANIGERLMAQGVRHYGELRAAGLHWLDQVEIDLARIDDLPRTFSGGMQQRLQIARNLVSAPRLVFMDEPTGGLDVSVQARLLDLLRGLVRELDLAVVIVTHDLAVARLLADRLMVMRRSRVVEEGLTDQVLDDPQHPYSQLLVSSVLQP; translated from the coding sequence ATGAGCGCCGCCGAACGTCTGCAACCTGTCGAGCAAACGCCTGAGCCGCTGTTCTCGGTAAGCGACCTGACCCGCCTGTACGGCCCGGACAAGGGCTGCCAGGGGGTGAGCTTCGACCTCTATCCCGGCGAAGTGCTGGGTATCGTCGGCGAGTCCGGTTCGGGCAAGTCCACCTTGCTCGGCCTGCTCTCCGGGCGCTGCCCGCCGGATCGCGGCACGGTGAGCTACCGCAGCCGCGACGGCCAGTGGCTCGACCTGTACAGCGCCAGCGAGGCCGAGCGGCGCACCCTGCTGCGTACTGAGTGGGGCTTCGTCGAGCAGAACCCGCGCGACGGCCTGCGCATGGCGGTATCGGCCGGCGCCAACATCGGCGAGCGGCTGATGGCCCAGGGCGTGCGTCACTACGGCGAACTGCGCGCCGCCGGGCTGCACTGGCTGGATCAGGTGGAAATCGACCTGGCGCGCATCGACGACCTGCCGCGTACCTTCTCCGGTGGCATGCAGCAGCGCCTGCAGATCGCCCGCAACCTGGTCTCCGCGCCGCGTCTGGTGTTCATGGACGAGCCGACCGGCGGGCTGGATGTCTCCGTGCAGGCGCGTCTGCTCGACCTGCTGCGCGGCCTGGTGCGCGAGCTGGATCTGGCGGTGGTGATCGTCACCCATGACCTGGCGGTGGCGCGCCTGTTGGCCGACCGGCTGATGGTGATGCGCCGCTCGCGCGTGGTGGAGGAGGGGCTGACCGACCAGGTTCTCGACGACCCGCAGCACCCGTATTCGCAGCTTCTGGTGTCGTCGGTGTTGCAGCCCTGA